In a genomic window of Quercus lobata isolate SW786 chromosome 4, ValleyOak3.0 Primary Assembly, whole genome shotgun sequence:
- the LOC115987999 gene encoding telomerase Cajal body protein 1 — protein MSVTEAMGQEEEEQENHNHNNNHESESKSKSNSPSELAEITEPTKDQEEQQQQEYSWPVIRFDVPPHRTYHFYNQFRNSPNPNNFLKAIKWSPDGSCFLTSSEDNTLRVFTLPDNGSGGDINTCSIAADEDSYAAKLVMNEGESVYDFCWYPYMSASDPVSCVIASTARDHPIHLWDATSGELRCTYRAYDAMDEITAAFSIAFNPTGTKIFAGYNKAVRMFDIHRPGRDFKQHSTLQGNKEGQTGIISALAFCPTHTGLLAMGSYSQTTAIYQEDNMELLYVLHGQEGGVTHVQFSKDGNYLYTGGRKDPYILCWDIRKAVDVVYKLYRSSESTNQRILFDIEPLGRHLGTGGQDGFVHIYDLQTGHWVSSFQAASDTVSGFSFHPFLPMAASSSGHRRFVVPDDLYEDVPLSGNENCASVWNFSVASVENDTELNGNDFNNLSEHEELHQGP, from the exons ATGTCTGTAACAGAAGCAATgggacaagaagaagaagaacaagagaaTCACAATCACAATAACAATCACGAGTCCGAGTCCAAGTCCAAGTCCAACTCGCCCTCAGAACTGGCAGAAATTACAGAACCAACCAAGGACCAGGAGGAGCAGCAACAACAAGAGTACAGTTGGCCTGTGATTCGGTTCGATGTTCCGCCTCATAGAACCTACCATTTCTACAACCAGTTCAGGAACTCTCCAAACCCTAACAACTTCCTTAAAGCCATCAAATg GTCTCCAGATGGGTCTTGTTTTCTTACAAGCTCTGAGGACAATACTCTTCGTGTGTTCACATT ACCAGATAATGGAAGTGGTGGTGATATCAACACTTGTTCAATAGCTGCTGATGAAG ATTCCTATGCTGcaaaacttgtcatgaatgaggGAGAGTCAGTATATGACTTTTGTTGGTATCCATACATGTCTGCTTCAG ATCCAGTTAGTTGTGTTATTGCAAGTACGGCTCGTGACCATCCAATTCATCTTTGGGATGCTACTTCGGGAGAG CTGCGCTGCACATACCGGGCTTATGATGCCATGGACGAAATAACTGCTGCCTTTTCAATTGCATTCAATCCCACTGGGACAAA AATATTTGCTGGATACAACAAAGCTGTTAGGATGTTTGACATACATCGCCCTGGTAGAGATTTTAAACAACATTCTACACTTCAAGGGAATAAAGAAGGCCAAACAG GTATTATATCTGCACTGGCTTTTTGTCCAACTCATACTGGATTGCTAGCTATGGGTTCTTACAGCCAGACCACTGCAATATATCAAGAAGATAATATGGAACTCTTGTATGTTTTACATGGTCAAGAAGGTGGGGTTACACAT GTCCAGTTCTCAAAAGATGGAAACTATTTATATACAGGAGGCCGGAAG gACCCATATATACTATGCTGGGATATACGCAAAGCCGTTGATGTTGTGTACAA GTTATACAGGTCATCAGAATCTACCAACCAGCGAATATTGTTTGACATTGAACCCTTGGGCCGACACCTTGGTACAGGTGGTCAG GATGGTTTTGTTCATATATATGATCTTCAAACTGGGCATTGGGTATCAAGTTTTCAAGCTGCATCGG ACACAGTAAGTGGATTCTCTTTCCATCCATTTCTGCCAATGGCTGCCTCCTCTTCAGGGCACCGAAGATTTGTAGTTCCTGATGATCTCTATGAGGATGTGCCTTTGAGTG GCAATGAAAATTGTGCTTCTGTGTGGAATTTCTCTGTTGCTTCAGTGGAGAACGATACTGAATTGAATGGCAACGATTTTAACAATCTATCTGAACATGAAGAGCTGCACCAGGGTCCTTGA
- the LOC115987572 gene encoding bifunctional riboflavin kinase/FMN phosphatase, with amino-acid sequence MLTWHILSGTYLKNCTSNYNPVIFSANSNGNGKANLALVSPQEKEKGKGNLNSNTKHKHSVRASPQNGSIAVTGRFTVKMSIAKPLKKLASCVILDLDGTLINTDALLSDVLGGFLSKYGKQWDGREVHNTLGKTPLEAAAAIVEAYDLPCTTNEFISAINPLYSEKWCNIKAQPGANRLIKHFGGHGVPMALASNSPRVNIEGKISFHQGWKESFSVIIGGDEVASGKPSPDIYLEAAKKLNVEPSSCLVIEDSIPGVTAGKAAGMEVVAVPSIPKQSHLYTSADEVINSLLDLKPEKWGLPPFQDWVEGTLPIETWYIGGPVIKGLGRGSKVLGIPTANLSTEGYSTVLSEHPSGVYFGWAGLSTKGVFKMVMSIGWNPYFNNPEKTIEPWLLHDFAEDFYGEDLRLVIVGYIRPEANFSSIESLIAKIHEDGRTAEEALDLPIYSTYRDDPYLKSCVKDSSNL; translated from the exons atgttgacGTGGCATATCCTCAGTGGAACATACTTAAAGAATTGCACTAGCAACTACAACCCGGTAATTTTCTCAGCCAATTCCAACGGAAACGGGAAAGCAAATCTCGCTTTGGTCTCTCctcaggaaaaggaaaagggaaagggAAATCTCAATTccaatacaaaacacaaacactctGTTCGTGCTTCACCTCA AAATGGGAGCATAGCTGTAACTGGAAGATTTACTGTTAAAATGTCGATTGCGAAGCCATTAAAGAAGTTAGCATCGTGTGTTATCCTTGATTTGGATGGGACGCTTATTAATACAG ATGCCCTTTTAAGTGATGTTTTAGGCGGTTTCTTGAGTAAGTATGGAAAGCAATGGGATGGGAGAGAAGTTCATAATACTTTAGGAAAGACACCACTTGAAGCTGCGGCTGCTATTGTGGAAGCTTATGATCTTCCCTGCACTACAAATGAATTTATTTCAGCAATCAACCCACTTTACTCTGAGAA GTGGTGCAACATCAAAGCACAGCCGGGTGCCAATCGTTTAATTAAGCATTTTGGTGGTCATGGGGTCCCAATGGCATTGGCTTCAAACTCTCCAAGGGTAAATATAGAAGGAAAAATTTCTTTTCACCAAG GATGGAAGGAATCCTTCTCTGTCATCATTGGTGGTGATGAAGTGGCATCTGGGAAACCATCTCCTGATAT ATATCTTGAAgcagctaaaaagctaaatgtTGAACCCTCCAGCTGCCTAGTCATTGAGGATTCTAT ACCAGGTGTTACCGCTGGTAAGGCTGCTGGAATGGAAGTAGTTGCTGTACCATCCATTCCCAAACAATCCCATCTTTACACTTCAGCGGATGAGGTGATCAACTCTCTGCTTGATTTGAAACCTGAAAAGTGGGGCTTACCTCCATTTCAAGATT GGGTAGAGGGTACTTTGCCAATAGAAACTTGGTACATTGGTGGACCTGTCATTAAGGGGCTTGGTCGGGGCTcaaaggtacttgggattcctacAG ctAATCTATCTACCGAAGGTTATTCAACTGTCCTTTCAGAGCATCCCTCGGGGGTATATTTTGGTTGGGCTGGATTATCAACCAAAGGTGTTTTTAAAATGGTCATGAGTATTGGGTGGAATCCATATTTTAACAACCCAGAAAAGACCATA GAGCCATGGTTGCTTCATGACTTTGCTGAAGATTTCTATGGGGAGGATTTGCGTCTTGTTATTGTTGGTTATATACGACCTGAG GCCAATTTTTCGAGCATTGAGAGCCTGATAGCAAAGATTCATGAGGACGGAAGAACTGCAGAGGAAGCTCTTGATCTTCCAATATATTCAACTTACAGGGATGATCCATATTTGAAAAGCTGTGTCAAGGATAGcagtaatttataa
- the LOC115983580 gene encoding probable F-box protein At1g60180, whose amino-acid sequence MYRRRFRLRNVSSLVEAKLSFERTMTDHERESCYSKNRSVLTKLLVSLLHVPKITISTWCLQVLSLLTILEVKALPSPLAERKCLVLDTELNKWDLPGITNLLQSSPDLEKLVVNLVPSCNSKLEFKPEFINDYNFDHEEFWNSKRTFECLSLHLKTVEIVGFEAKCFGLPFVLGFVQFLLKHARVLEKMVIYEKREATNQTPTLVEAREFLQVTQLILSYQKSSPNAVVMFS is encoded by the exons ATGTATAGAAGGAGGTTTCGGTTGAGGAATGTATCATCTTTGGTTGAAGCTAAACTCAGTTTCGAGAGGACAATGACTGATCATGAAAGAGAATCTTGTTACTCAAAGAATCGGAGTGTGTTAACGAAACTTCTTGTATCGCTTCTTCATGTTCCCAAAATCACCATATCAACCTGGTGTCTTCAG GTCTTGAGTCTCTTGACAATATTGGAAGTGAAAGCTTTGCCATCTCCATTGGCAGAGCGCAAATGTTTGGTCTTAGACACAGAGCTTAACAAATGGGACCTTCCAGGGATCACTAACCTGCTTCAAAGTTCACCTGATTTGGAGAAACTGGTTGTAAACTTGGTACCCTCCTGCAACTCTAAG TTGGAGTTTAAGCCAGAATTTATCAACGATTATAACTTCGATCACGAGGAGTTTTGGAATTCGAAAAGGACATTTGAGTGTTTGTCTCTGCATCTTAAGACGGTTGAGATTGTTGGGTTTGAAGCAAAGTGTTTTGGGTTGCCATTTGTACTTGGGTTTGTACAGTTTCTGCTTAAGCATGCAAGGGTGCTAGAGAAGATGgttatatatgaaaaaagagAGGCTACTAATCAAACCCCGACTCTTGTGGAGGCACGTGAATTTCTGCAGGTCACTCAACTAATTTTATCATACCAAAAATCCTCTCCAAATGCCGTGGTTATGTTCTCTTGA